Proteins encoded by one window of Streptococcus sanguinis:
- a CDS encoding acetate/propionate family kinase: protein MSKKIFAINAGSSSLKFQLLSMPDESLLVKGIFEKIGLKEGIFKIEFEGQKEKELLVIPSHQFAVDYLLNFLLERKLIASLDEIDGVGHRVAHGGESFDDSALIDEQVLSIIEKLSFLAPSHNPVNLVGIRAFQKALPETGQVAVFDTAFHQSLSEAYYLYPLSWDYYHKYGLRKYGFHGTSHKYIAQKVQEIWEGQGEAAEHLKIINCHLGNGASICAIKNGQSVNTSMGFTPLAGLMMGSRSGDIDPMILPFLLEQEKLSAQQLSDVLNKESGLLAISQLSNDLRDVLEACDRGDEKASLAVNMFVNRIAQTIASYITDLDGLDALVFTAGIGENSALIRSLVVQKLNCLGLSLNKAANEQGQLFIQNSQSKSKILILPTNEELMIAQDTMRLLDFK from the coding sequence ATGTCTAAAAAAATTTTTGCGATTAATGCGGGCAGTTCGTCATTGAAATTTCAACTGCTCAGTATGCCCGACGAAAGCCTTTTGGTGAAAGGGATTTTTGAAAAGATTGGCTTAAAGGAAGGTATTTTTAAAATTGAATTTGAAGGTCAAAAAGAAAAGGAACTGTTGGTTATTCCTTCGCATCAATTTGCCGTGGATTACTTGCTGAACTTTCTTTTGGAGCGGAAGCTGATTGCTTCTCTGGACGAGATAGATGGAGTCGGTCATCGCGTAGCTCATGGCGGAGAATCCTTTGATGATTCTGCTTTGATAGATGAGCAAGTGCTATCCATCATTGAGAAGCTGTCTTTCTTGGCTCCTAGTCATAACCCTGTCAACTTGGTAGGGATTCGAGCTTTCCAAAAGGCTTTGCCGGAGACAGGACAAGTGGCTGTGTTTGATACAGCTTTTCATCAAAGCCTTTCAGAAGCTTATTATCTTTATCCTCTTTCCTGGGATTACTATCATAAATACGGTTTGAGAAAGTATGGTTTCCATGGAACGAGTCACAAGTATATTGCTCAAAAGGTACAGGAGATTTGGGAAGGGCAAGGAGAAGCTGCGGAGCATTTGAAGATTATCAATTGCCATTTGGGCAATGGTGCTAGTATCTGCGCCATTAAAAATGGTCAGTCTGTCAATACTTCGATGGGATTCACCCCCTTGGCTGGCCTGATGATGGGCTCCCGCTCAGGTGATATTGACCCTATGATTCTCCCTTTCCTGCTAGAACAGGAAAAATTATCAGCTCAGCAATTAAGTGATGTCCTCAATAAAGAATCCGGTCTGCTAGCGATCTCCCAGCTTAGCAATGATTTAAGAGATGTTTTGGAGGCTTGTGACAGAGGCGATGAAAAAGCTAGTCTAGCAGTTAATATGTTTGTCAACCGTATCGCTCAGACTATTGCAAGCTACATCACAGATTTAGATGGTCTGGATGCCTTGGTCTTTACCGCTGGAATCGGGGAGAATTCAGCCTTGATCCGTAGCTTGGTCGTTCAAAAGCTCAATTGCTTAGGACTTTCTTTGAATAAGGCAGCTAACGAGCAAGGTCAGCTCTTTATTCAAAATTCTCAGTCTAAGTCTAAAATTCTCATTCTTCCAACCAACGAAGAACTGATGATTGCCCAAGATACCATGCGCTTGCTGGATTTTAAGTAG
- a CDS encoding MIP/aquaporin family protein, whose translation MEKYLGEFLGTMVLMVFGNGIGASISLNKSLAKGFSPNWFTVVFGWGLAVTLGVYTAGFYNTGGHLNPAVTIAFAVGGIFPWEQVVGYIIAQILGAFVGAAIVVLFYYPHFKETKAEEGNSVGVFATGPAIQNPAFNLLSEIVATFFFIFALLMITHGEITPGLTPLLVGFLIMAVGLSLGSTTGFALNPARDFGPRLAYALLPVPNKGDANWAYAWVPIVGPTIGAVLAVLAVNVM comes from the coding sequence ATGGAAAAATATCTAGGTGAATTTTTAGGCACCATGGTTCTGATGGTTTTTGGGAATGGAATCGGAGCGTCTATCAGTCTTAATAAGAGTCTCGCAAAAGGTTTCTCTCCCAACTGGTTTACTGTTGTATTTGGCTGGGGCTTGGCAGTGACCTTGGGTGTCTATACGGCAGGATTTTATAATACTGGCGGTCACCTTAACCCAGCTGTCACTATTGCCTTTGCGGTGGGTGGCATCTTCCCTTGGGAACAAGTGGTGGGCTATATCATCGCTCAGATTCTAGGGGCTTTTGTCGGAGCGGCTATTGTAGTGCTCTTCTATTATCCCCATTTCAAAGAAACCAAGGCAGAAGAAGGCAACTCAGTTGGCGTATTTGCTACTGGACCAGCCATCCAGAATCCAGCATTTAATTTGCTCAGCGAGATCGTTGCGACTTTCTTCTTCATCTTTGCACTTTTGATGATAACGCACGGCGAAATCACGCCTGGACTCACTCCACTCTTAGTTGGCTTCCTCATTATGGCGGTCGGCTTGTCTTTGGGTTCGACGACAGGTTTTGCCCTCAACCCAGCTCGGGACTTCGGTCCGCGCCTTGCTTATGCCCTCTTGCCAGTTCCGAATAAAGGAGATGCAAACTGGGCTTATGCTTGGGTGCCAATTGTAGGACCGACTATCGGCGCTGTCTTGGCTGTCTTGGCAGTCAATGTTATGTAA
- a CDS encoding GlcG/HbpS family heme-binding protein, with amino-acid sequence MARDRERDELSSPELSSWEGNSELQDIIIQKVLARCQTLLDKEPVLFTNIYQDAWELVTRARRKAEELGLAVVITVVDPAAQVVMTYRMENALLVSNDMAYKKAYTAVGMRMQSKDLAPLTQPGQWLYQLETMTDNKVVSLAGGIPIYCQSEMIGSIGVSGGSSEEDQSIAEYAVGL; translated from the coding sequence ATGGCTAGAGATAGAGAGAGAGACGAGCTCAGCAGTCCAGAACTATCAAGCTGGGAAGGAAACTCAGAATTGCAGGACATCATCATCCAAAAAGTCCTTGCCAGATGCCAAACCTTACTGGATAAAGAACCTGTTCTTTTCACAAATATCTATCAGGATGCCTGGGAATTGGTAACAAGGGCCAGACGCAAGGCTGAAGAGCTGGGACTAGCCGTCGTGATAACGGTGGTTGATCCAGCGGCACAAGTCGTGATGACCTATCGTATGGAAAATGCCTTGTTAGTGAGTAACGATATGGCTTATAAGAAAGCTTACACAGCTGTTGGCATGAGGATGCAGTCCAAGGATCTAGCACCTTTAACTCAGCCTGGCCAATGGCTCTACCAGCTGGAAACGATGACTGACAATAAGGTCGTTAGTTTGGCAGGCGGCATTCCTATTTATTGCCAGTCAGAAATGATTGGCAGTATCGGCGTCAGCGGAGGAAGTTCTGAAGAAGACCAGTCCATTGCTGAGTATGCTGTGGGACTGTAG
- a CDS encoding glycerol dehydratase reactivase beta/small subunit family protein, which produces MELAYTRKPTIRFIATDDAPADKVAQIGYGIEEEGIPFSLVSPDELSDPVSLAHVAATQSQLLVGIACDGRDAVLHYRNLPLEKFIYRIKDYSAIPDHVLRLFGSNAARLVKGVPFKKSDLLEASF; this is translated from the coding sequence ATGGAATTAGCTTATACTAGAAAGCCCACCATTAGGTTTATTGCTACGGACGATGCTCCTGCGGATAAGGTGGCACAAATCGGCTACGGTATCGAAGAGGAAGGTATCCCATTTAGTCTGGTCAGCCCAGATGAACTTAGCGATCCTGTGTCGCTAGCGCATGTGGCTGCAACTCAATCCCAGCTTTTAGTAGGGATTGCCTGTGACGGGCGAGACGCAGTCCTCCATTATCGTAACTTGCCGCTTGAAAAATTTATCTATCGTATCAAAGATTATTCTGCTATACCAGACCATGTCTTGCGCCTGTTTGGCTCAAATGCAGCGCGTTTGGTCAAGGGAGTCCCGTTTAAAAAATCTGACCTGTTAGAAGCATCTTTTTGA
- a CDS encoding diol dehydratase reactivase subunit alpha, with protein MKRIIGVDIGNSSTESALAEVQDDGSIHFLASAIADTTGIKGTKENVHGIYQSLRKLMEQTPLELGQVDLIRINEATPVIGDVAMETITETVITESTMIGHNPRTPGGLGLGIGLTVDILDLVHHPIDGKYIVVVPKIIDFDLVAQLINAYLAKGYQITAAILQADDGVLVNNRISQKIPIVDEILFIDKVPLGMQAAVEVVEQGKVISQLSNPYGIATVFGLSAEETKSIVPIARALIGNRSAVVIKTPAGDVQARTIPAGSIQIIGKEHTLKVDISKGADEIMEKIVYAGEISNVVGEAGTNVGGMLEKVRQTMADLTEKEPSDIYIRDLLAVNTFAPISVRGGVAGEFSMEQAVGIASMVNSDKLQMSIIAQEVERELGITVEIGGAEAESAILGALTTPGTDRPLAILDLGAGSTDASIIDSRGQILAVHLAGAGDMVTMLINSELGLENHHLAEDIKRYPLAKVESLFHIRHEDGTVQFFDKPLSGDLFARVVIVKENDEFVPIDDGDYSIEKIKLVRQSAKERVFVTNAVRALKRVSPTQNIRDIPFVVIVGGSALDFEIPQLVTEALSQNAIVAGRGNVRGLVGPRNAVATGLILTYVREKWGVDYGISLY; from the coding sequence GTGAAACGAATCATTGGAGTAGACATAGGAAATTCTTCGACCGAGTCTGCCTTAGCTGAAGTGCAAGATGATGGAAGCATTCACTTTCTTGCCTCAGCCATTGCGGATACAACAGGTATCAAGGGGACCAAGGAAAATGTCCACGGGATTTATCAATCTCTGAGGAAATTGATGGAGCAAACACCGCTTGAGTTGGGACAAGTTGATTTGATTCGGATCAATGAAGCGACGCCTGTTATCGGCGATGTTGCCATGGAAACCATCACAGAGACGGTCATTACTGAGTCTACCATGATTGGTCATAATCCCCGTACTCCAGGCGGTCTGGGTCTGGGGATTGGACTGACAGTGGATATTCTCGACTTGGTTCATCATCCGATTGATGGGAAATACATCGTAGTAGTGCCGAAGATTATTGATTTTGACTTGGTTGCCCAGCTGATCAATGCCTATCTAGCCAAGGGCTATCAGATTACCGCTGCCATTTTGCAGGCGGATGATGGGGTTCTGGTCAACAACCGCATTAGCCAGAAGATTCCAATCGTGGATGAGATTCTCTTTATCGACAAGGTTCCTTTGGGCATGCAAGCTGCTGTTGAAGTGGTAGAGCAAGGAAAGGTGATTTCCCAATTATCCAATCCCTATGGCATTGCGACAGTCTTCGGCTTGAGCGCAGAAGAGACGAAAAGCATCGTTCCCATTGCCCGTGCCCTCATTGGCAACCGCTCGGCTGTCGTAATTAAGACACCGGCAGGTGACGTTCAGGCTCGGACGATTCCAGCAGGCAGTATCCAAATTATCGGCAAGGAGCATACCTTAAAGGTGGATATTTCCAAGGGCGCCGATGAGATTATGGAGAAAATTGTCTATGCTGGTGAGATTAGCAATGTTGTCGGAGAAGCGGGAACCAATGTTGGAGGCATGCTGGAGAAGGTGCGCCAAACCATGGCTGACTTGACCGAGAAAGAGCCTTCTGACATTTATATCCGTGACTTACTGGCTGTCAATACTTTTGCTCCGATTTCTGTGCGAGGTGGTGTGGCTGGAGAATTTTCTATGGAGCAGGCTGTCGGCATTGCCTCTATGGTAAATTCCGACAAGCTGCAAATGTCCATCATTGCCCAAGAAGTCGAACGAGAGCTGGGTATTACCGTAGAAATCGGTGGAGCAGAAGCTGAATCAGCTATCCTTGGGGCTCTGACTACACCAGGGACGGATCGCCCCTTGGCTATTTTGGACTTAGGAGCAGGCTCGACAGATGCTTCCATTATCGATAGCAGGGGTCAAATCTTGGCTGTCCATCTAGCCGGTGCCGGTGATATGGTAACCATGCTGATCAATTCGGAGTTGGGACTGGAAAATCATCATCTGGCAGAGGACATCAAACGATATCCTTTGGCTAAGGTAGAAAGTCTTTTCCATATCCGGCATGAAGACGGGACTGTTCAATTTTTTGACAAGCCGCTGTCTGGAGATTTATTTGCCAGAGTAGTCATCGTCAAGGAAAATGATGAATTTGTTCCTATAGATGATGGAGACTACTCTATTGAAAAAATCAAACTCGTTCGGCAGTCTGCCAAGGAAAGGGTCTTTGTTACCAATGCGGTTCGGGCTCTCAAGCGTGTCAGTCCTACTCAGAATATTCGAGACATTCCTTTCGTTGTCATCGTGGGTGGCTCAGCCTTGGACTTTGAAATACCTCAGCTAGTGACCGAAGCTCTCTCTCAGAATGCCATTGTAGCTGGTCGAGGTAATGTGCGTGGCTTGGTAGGGCCTCGAAATGCAGTAGCGACCGGACTGATTTTGACCTATGTCAGAGAGAAATGGGGGGTCGACTATGGAATTAGCTTATACTAG
- a CDS encoding diol dehydratase small subunit, with translation MSESVETLVKQILAELSDSGSASQGATSRPVSSDEATAADYPISKKHPDWIKVGQDKKFEDITLENILSGYVTAEDLRIKPEILIKQGEIAKNAGREAIQYNFSRAAELTKVPDARVLEIYNALRPYRSSKQELLDIANELENQYGAVICAGFVREAAENYERRKKLKGDN, from the coding sequence ATGAGTGAATCAGTAGAAACATTAGTAAAACAAATATTAGCCGAGCTAAGCGACAGCGGCTCAGCTAGTCAAGGAGCAACCAGTCGTCCTGTCAGTTCTGATGAAGCGACAGCGGCTGATTATCCTATTTCTAAAAAACACCCAGACTGGATAAAGGTTGGTCAGGATAAGAAATTCGAAGATATTACACTGGAAAATATCTTGTCTGGCTATGTGACTGCAGAGGATTTGCGGATTAAGCCGGAGATTTTGATTAAGCAAGGCGAAATTGCTAAGAATGCCGGCCGCGAAGCAATCCAGTATAACTTTTCTCGGGCTGCGGAACTGACCAAGGTTCCGGATGCGCGTGTGCTGGAAATCTACAATGCCCTGCGTCCTTACCGGTCTTCCAAGCAGGAATTATTGGACATTGCCAATGAATTGGAAAACCAATATGGAGCTGTTATCTGTGCGGGCTTTGTCAGAGAAGCAGCTGAAAATTATGAACGCCGCAAGAAGTTGAAAGGCGACAACTAA
- a CDS encoding propanediol/glycerol family dehydratase medium subunit, with protein sequence MTEINETLLRSIIAEVMKEMSANTNETAAETSEKPVTKPVSNEKAVIRTVGVAKPSQSTDEVVIAVGPAFGEQQVKTMVDIPHTEVLRQLVAGIEEEGLKARIVKVYRSSDVAFVAVEGDHLSGSGISIGVQSKGTTVIHQRDLPPLSNLELFPQAPLLTPETYRLIGKNAAKYAKGETPNPVPTLNDQMARPKYQAYSALLHIKETKLVKRGKPADECQVI encoded by the coding sequence ATGACAGAGATAAATGAAACTTTACTGCGCTCCATTATTGCAGAAGTGATGAAAGAGATGAGCGCCAATACCAACGAAACAGCTGCTGAAACAAGCGAAAAGCCTGTTACAAAGCCTGTGTCCAATGAAAAAGCTGTTATCCGTACAGTTGGTGTGGCTAAGCCTAGCCAGTCAACGGATGAAGTCGTTATTGCAGTTGGACCTGCCTTTGGGGAACAGCAGGTGAAGACAATGGTGGACATTCCTCATACGGAAGTGCTGCGCCAGCTGGTGGCTGGTATCGAAGAAGAGGGGCTCAAGGCTCGCATTGTCAAGGTCTATCGTTCTTCTGACGTTGCCTTTGTAGCGGTAGAAGGAGACCATTTGTCTGGTTCTGGCATTTCTATCGGTGTTCAGTCTAAGGGAACAACGGTTATTCACCAACGTGATTTGCCACCGCTCAGTAATCTGGAACTCTTCCCGCAGGCACCTTTGTTAACTCCTGAAACCTATCGTTTGATTGGTAAAAATGCTGCTAAGTATGCTAAGGGTGAAACACCAAATCCGGTGCCCACCCTTAACGACCAAATGGCTCGTCCTAAGTACCAGGCATACTCAGCCTTGCTGCATATCAAGGAAACGAAACTGGTTAAAAGAGGAAAACCAGCTGATGAATGTCAGGTGATTTAA
- a CDS encoding propanediol/glycerol family dehydratase large subunit, with the protein MRSKRFEVLSERPINQDGFVKEWVEEGLVAMESPNDPKPSIKIQNGKVVELDGKPKEEFDLIDQFIANYGIDLSRAEEVIQMDSREIANKILTPNVPRTEIIKLTKAMTPAKIIEVVNQMNVVEIMMCLQKMRTRKQTATQAHVTNVNDNPVQIAADAAEGALRGFAEQETTVAVVRYAPFNALSLMIGSQVGRPGVLTQCSLEEATELEFGMRGFTAYAETISVYGTEDVFTDGDDTPWSKAFLASAYASRGLKMRFTSGTGSEVQMGQAEGKSMLYLEARCLYVTKAAGVQGTQNGSVSCIGIPAAVPSGIRAVVAENLIASMLDLECASSNDQTFTHSDLRRSVRTLMQFAPGTDFINSGYSATPNYDNMFAGSNWDAEDFDDYNVLQRDLRVDGGLRPVREEEVVKVRNKAARVMQALFKGLGLPPITDEEVEAATYAHGSKDMPERDKVEDIKAAQGILERGVQGADLIKALANNGFPEVANELLNLFKQRVAGDFLQTSAIFDRDWNVISAVNSPNDYVGVGTGHRLVGEEWEKVKDIPKAIDPRDV; encoded by the coding sequence ATGAGATCCAAACGTTTTGAAGTATTAAGCGAACGCCCTATCAACCAAGATGGATTTGTAAAAGAATGGGTTGAAGAAGGTTTAGTGGCTATGGAAAGCCCCAATGATCCTAAACCCAGTATCAAGATTCAAAATGGGAAAGTGGTTGAGTTAGACGGCAAACCAAAAGAAGAATTTGACCTGATTGACCAATTCATTGCCAACTATGGGATTGACCTGAGCCGAGCTGAAGAAGTTATTCAGATGGACTCAAGAGAGATTGCCAATAAAATATTGACACCGAATGTACCTCGGACAGAAATCATCAAGCTGACCAAGGCCATGACTCCGGCTAAAATCATTGAAGTGGTCAATCAGATGAATGTCGTGGAAATCATGATGTGTCTGCAAAAGATGCGGACCCGTAAGCAAACAGCTACTCAAGCCCACGTCACTAATGTCAATGATAATCCAGTGCAGATTGCAGCAGATGCGGCTGAAGGAGCTCTGCGTGGTTTTGCAGAGCAGGAAACAACGGTTGCTGTAGTGCGTTACGCTCCTTTCAATGCCCTGTCTCTGATGATTGGTTCCCAAGTTGGCCGTCCTGGGGTACTGACTCAGTGCTCCTTGGAAGAAGCGACAGAGCTAGAATTTGGTATGCGTGGCTTTACGGCCTATGCTGAGACCATTTCTGTTTATGGTACAGAAGATGTCTTCACTGATGGAGATGATACACCTTGGTCCAAGGCCTTTCTGGCTTCAGCCTATGCCTCTCGTGGACTTAAGATGCGCTTCACTTCTGGTACAGGGTCTGAAGTGCAGATGGGACAAGCCGAAGGCAAGTCCATGCTCTATCTAGAAGCTCGCTGTCTTTATGTCACGAAAGCGGCTGGGGTTCAAGGAACTCAGAATGGATCAGTAAGCTGTATCGGTATTCCTGCAGCTGTTCCGAGTGGTATTCGGGCGGTCGTTGCTGAAAACTTGATTGCCAGCATGCTTGACTTGGAATGTGCTTCATCAAATGACCAAACCTTTACTCACTCAGACTTACGTCGCTCTGTTCGGACTTTGATGCAGTTTGCGCCAGGTACAGACTTTATCAACTCTGGCTACTCTGCTACGCCAAACTATGACAATATGTTTGCCGGCTCTAACTGGGATGCTGAAGACTTTGACGACTACAATGTCTTGCAACGTGACCTGCGGGTAGACGGTGGTCTTCGTCCTGTACGTGAAGAGGAAGTTGTGAAGGTTCGGAACAAGGCAGCACGCGTTATGCAAGCTCTTTTCAAAGGCTTGGGCCTGCCGCCGATTACCGACGAAGAAGTCGAAGCAGCGACCTATGCTCATGGCTCTAAAGATATGCCAGAGCGGGATAAGGTTGAAGACATCAAGGCTGCTCAAGGTATTCTGGAACGCGGAGTTCAAGGGGCTGATTTGATCAAAGCCTTGGCTAATAATGGCTTCCCTGAAGTTGCCAATGAGCTGCTCAATTTGTTCAAGCAACGTGTAGCAGGGGATTTCCTGCAAACATCTGCTATCTTTGATCGAGATTGGAATGTTATTTCAGCGGTGAATTCACCGAATGACTATGTTGGTGTCGGTACAGGCCATCGCCTGGTCGGCGAAGAATGGGAAAAAGTCAAAGACATTCCTAAAGCGATTGACCCGCGTGATGTATAG
- the pduB gene encoding propanediol utilization microcompartment protein PduB codes for MENKCNITEFVGVNPIGDTIGLVIANVDQQVLDAMKLEKSYRSIGVVGARTGAGPHIMAADEAVKATNTEIVKIELPRDTKGGAGHGSLIIFGGEDVSDVRRAVEVTLKEVDRTFGDVYANDAGHIELQYTARASYACQTAFGAEYGRAFGLIVGAPAAIGVVMADTAVKAANVTVVGYASPGNGGTSHSNEAILFISGDSGAVRQSVISAREVGLALLGSMGEEPTNSQPSYI; via the coding sequence ATGGAAAACAAATGCAATATTACAGAATTTGTCGGTGTTAATCCGATAGGCGATACAATTGGACTTGTCATTGCCAATGTGGACCAGCAGGTGCTGGATGCTATGAAGCTAGAAAAGAGCTATCGCTCAATCGGTGTGGTCGGTGCTCGTACCGGTGCAGGTCCTCATATCATGGCTGCTGATGAAGCGGTCAAAGCAACCAATACAGAAATTGTTAAAATCGAACTGCCTCGTGATACTAAGGGTGGTGCTGGACACGGAAGTTTGATTATCTTTGGTGGCGAAGATGTATCAGATGTCAGACGAGCTGTAGAAGTAACCTTGAAGGAAGTAGATCGAACCTTTGGTGATGTTTATGCTAATGATGCAGGGCATATTGAACTCCAGTATACTGCGCGTGCTAGCTATGCTTGTCAGACTGCCTTTGGTGCTGAATACGGTCGTGCCTTTGGCTTGATTGTCGGAGCACCTGCAGCTATTGGTGTTGTTATGGCGGATACAGCTGTTAAGGCTGCCAACGTTACTGTTGTCGGCTATGCTTCTCCAGGAAATGGTGGTACCAGCCACTCAAACGAAGCCATCCTCTTTATCAGTGGGGATTCTGGAGCAGTTAGACAATCAGTTATCTCAGCGCGTGAAGTTGGACTGGCACTTTTAGGCAGTATGGGTGAAGAGCCAACCAACTCACAGCCATCTTACATTTAA
- a CDS encoding cupin domain-containing protein, with product MADINRSDLETLVRKILLEELATKDGGKKVSKAGVASIALPGLDVRPEDRLDTGDASHQVYTRDLLTLDESPRLGLGLMTMEKTTFPWHLDYDEVDYVIEGRLDIIVGDEVMTAGPGEVLFIPKGSDIQFSVRDKARFIYVTYPADWQG from the coding sequence ATGGCAGATATTAATCGTTCTGACCTAGAAACATTGGTTCGTAAGATTTTATTGGAAGAATTAGCCACCAAAGATGGTGGGAAGAAAGTCAGCAAGGCAGGCGTAGCTTCTATCGCCCTGCCTGGTCTGGATGTTCGTCCAGAAGATCGCTTGGATACAGGTGATGCGAGCCATCAAGTTTATACACGAGACTTGCTGACCTTAGATGAAAGCCCAAGATTGGGCTTGGGTCTGATGACCATGGAAAAGACAACTTTCCCTTGGCATCTGGACTATGATGAAGTGGACTATGTTATTGAAGGGCGTCTTGATATTATCGTTGGTGACGAAGTCATGACAGCTGGCCCTGGCGAAGTACTCTTTATCCCTAAAGGCAGCGACATTCAGTTCTCTGTCAGAGATAAGGCCCGCTTTATCTATGTGACCTATCCGGCTGACTGGCAAGGCTAG
- a CDS encoding ethanolamine utilization protein EutH — protein sequence MSINEIIIYIMVLFMLIGAVDKCIGGKLGLSEKFEEGIMAMGALALSMAGIMVIAPLLADVLKPIVVPLYGLVGADPSIFATTFIANDMGGAPLALSLAQDPAVGNFAAFVLGSMMGPTIVFTIPVALGIIEKDDRPLLARGILYGLVTVPIGCLLGGIFVPGLPFGTLVVNLIPIIIVSALIFIGLLLAPNAMIKGFEVFGQIIVILATLGLAFGAAQLLTGNEWLISLYPKGAETLKEAFEVVGTIAVTLAGAFGLVAVFTKVANKPLSAIGKSLGMNEVGAAGLVASLANNIAMFQMMKDMDKRGKIINVAFAVSASFVIGDHLGFTAGQKPEMIVPMMIGKFVGGITAVLLAFFLTKKEA from the coding sequence ATGAGTATCAATGAAATTATCATTTATATCATGGTGCTATTCATGCTGATCGGTGCAGTGGATAAATGTATCGGTGGCAAACTAGGACTAAGTGAAAAATTTGAAGAAGGAATCATGGCTATGGGAGCTTTGGCTCTGTCTATGGCTGGGATTATGGTAATCGCTCCCCTCTTGGCGGATGTCTTGAAACCAATTGTCGTGCCTTTGTATGGCTTGGTGGGCGCTGACCCGTCTATTTTTGCGACAACCTTCATTGCCAATGATATGGGAGGAGCTCCTCTGGCTCTCAGTCTGGCTCAGGATCCGGCGGTAGGAAACTTTGCTGCCTTTGTACTGGGTTCTATGATGGGGCCAACCATCGTCTTTACGATTCCAGTTGCCTTGGGTATTATCGAAAAAGATGACCGTCCGCTTTTGGCTCGCGGAATCCTATATGGTTTGGTAACTGTTCCGATTGGCTGTCTCCTTGGAGGAATTTTCGTGCCAGGTCTGCCTTTTGGAACCTTGGTTGTCAATCTTATCCCGATTATCATTGTATCTGCTCTGATTTTCATAGGTTTGCTTTTGGCACCTAATGCCATGATTAAAGGTTTTGAAGTATTTGGTCAGATTATTGTTATCTTGGCAACGCTTGGTTTGGCCTTTGGTGCAGCGCAGCTTCTGACTGGAAATGAATGGCTCATCAGCCTCTATCCAAAAGGTGCTGAGACACTGAAGGAAGCCTTTGAAGTTGTCGGAACGATTGCCGTAACCTTGGCTGGAGCCTTTGGTCTGGTAGCTGTCTTTACCAAGGTAGCCAACAAACCGCTTTCTGCTATCGGAAAATCCCTAGGAATGAACGAAGTTGGTGCAGCTGGTTTGGTAGCTTCTCTGGCTAATAACATTGCCATGTTCCAGATGATGAAGGATATGGACAAACGCGGTAAGATTATCAACGTAGCCTTTGCCGTATCTGCTTCCTTCGTTATCGGAGATCACCTAGGCTTCACAGCTGGTCAAAAACCGGAAATGATTGTGCCGATGATGATTGGTAAATTTGTCGGCGGTATCACAGCGGTATTACTGGCTTTCTTCTTAACGAAAAAGGAAGCTTAG
- a CDS encoding EutN/CcmL family microcompartment protein, translating into MFVGKVKGSLWATRKDENLNGLKFLVVERQLNEHQSDPALLIVADCIGAGEGDQVMVTTGSSARMSLNKTNIPVDMVVVAIIDKVDYHSDEEY; encoded by the coding sequence ATGTTTGTTGGTAAAGTAAAAGGAAGCCTTTGGGCGACTAGAAAAGACGAAAATTTAAATGGTTTGAAATTTTTAGTGGTCGAACGGCAGCTAAATGAACATCAAAGTGACCCAGCTCTGCTTATTGTGGCCGACTGCATCGGTGCAGGCGAAGGAGACCAAGTAATGGTAACCACTGGCAGTTCTGCCCGGATGAGCCTAAATAAGACAAATATCCCTGTGGATATGGTCGTTGTGGCTATCATTGACAAGGTTGACTATCACAGTGATGAAGAATATTAG